A region of Jannaschia sp. W003 DNA encodes the following proteins:
- a CDS encoding N-acetylmuramoyl-L-alanine amidase, translating to MIRLLALLATMALPAAAQDFVARAVVDPAGSAVEVDADEATLRLALSQPVPWRVGVRLDPPRLTLDLSEGDFSGLEADALGEGARWGRVGPGRTRLVVPLPAPMGVAEAGMETDGGGAVIRVRLDRDVEPVVRPESGAPTVSLRARERAPGGPLVVALDPGHGGVDPGAERGGAREARLMLRFARELAEVLRRSGHHVVLTREADELVSLRGRASVARAAGADVMISLHADAVEGGGASGATVYTLAPEDGDAITAELAQRQARGDRLLGVELEDRGDEIASVLIDLARAETAPRAETLAGSLVQALRAAGLALHKRPRLGAEFTVLKTPDIPTVLLELGFMSDPRDLQNLLSRDWRARMATAVARGIDAWAVADAAEAERRRR from the coding sequence GTGATCCGGCTCCTCGCGCTCCTGGCAACGATGGCCCTGCCGGCGGCGGCGCAGGACTTCGTGGCCCGCGCCGTGGTCGACCCGGCCGGCAGCGCGGTGGAGGTGGACGCGGACGAGGCCACGCTGCGCCTCGCGCTGTCGCAGCCCGTGCCGTGGCGCGTGGGGGTGCGGCTCGACCCGCCGCGCCTGACGTTGGACCTGTCCGAGGGTGACTTCTCGGGCCTGGAGGCGGACGCGCTGGGCGAGGGCGCGCGCTGGGGCCGCGTGGGGCCGGGGCGCACGCGCCTCGTGGTGCCGCTGCCCGCGCCGATGGGCGTGGCCGAGGCAGGCATGGAGACGGACGGAGGCGGCGCCGTGATCCGCGTGCGCCTCGACCGCGACGTGGAGCCGGTGGTCCGCCCCGAATCCGGAGCGCCCACGGTTTCCTTGCGTGCCCGCGAACGGGCGCCGGGCGGCCCGTTGGTGGTGGCGCTCGATCCGGGCCACGGCGGCGTCGATCCCGGCGCCGAGCGTGGCGGGGCGCGCGAGGCGCGGCTGATGCTCCGCTTCGCGCGCGAGCTAGCCGAGGTGCTGCGCCGCTCCGGCCATCATGTGGTGCTGACCCGCGAGGCCGACGAGTTGGTCTCGCTCCGGGGCCGCGCGAGCGTGGCGCGGGCGGCGGGTGCGGACGTGATGATCTCGCTCCATGCCGACGCCGTGGAGGGAGGCGGCGCGTCGGGCGCCACGGTCTACACCCTCGCACCCGAGGACGGCGACGCCATCACGGCGGAGCTGGCGCAGCGGCAGGCCCGCGGCGACCGTCTCCTCGGCGTGGAGCTGGAGGACCGGGGCGACGAGATCGCAAGCGTCCTCATCGACCTCGCCCGGGCCGAGACAGCGCCGCGCGCCGAGACGCTGGCCGGCTCGCTGGTGCAGGCGCTGCGGGCGGCGGGGCTGGCCCTGCACAAGCGCCCGCGCCTCGGGGCCGAGTTCACCGTGCTCAAGACGCCGGATATCCCCACCGTGCTCCTGGAGCTCGGCTTCATGTCCGACCCCCGCGACCTGCAGAACCTTCTGAGCCGCGACTGGCGCGCGCGCATGGCCACGGCCGTCGCGCGGGGCATCGACGCCTGGGCTGTGGCCGACGCCGCCGAGGCCGAGCGCCGGCGGCGCTGA
- a CDS encoding pyridoxal phosphate-dependent aminotransferase, whose protein sequence is MSGRGVSGRSAVDPFIVMDVMERARAAEAAGRSVIHMEVGQPGTPAPAAARAALAREMERGSLGYTVALGLPELRARIARLYAEWYGVDLDPHRVVVTAGSSAAFLLAFTALFDAGDQVGLGLPGYPSYRQILRALSLKPVGIETRSEDRFQPRAADMAGLDGVIVASPANPTGTMLDTDALRALIEGAREAGAHFVSDEIYHGIQYGGRAVSALEISDDVTVINSFSKYFSMTGWRIGWMVVPEAHVRTYERLAQNMFICAPHASQIAALHAMDAEGELQANRAVYAENRRLMLEGLPHAGFDRIAPPDGAFYVYADVSHRTDDSLSLAGRILDEAGVAVTPGLDFDPGRGAGTLRFSYARATEDICEGLERLRRFGDAW, encoded by the coding sequence ATGAGCGGCAGGGGCGTCTCGGGGCGGTCGGCGGTCGACCCCTTCATCGTCATGGACGTGATGGAGCGCGCTCGCGCCGCTGAGGCGGCAGGCCGCTCCGTGATCCACATGGAGGTCGGCCAGCCCGGCACGCCCGCGCCCGCCGCCGCCCGCGCGGCGCTCGCCCGGGAGATGGAGCGCGGCAGCCTCGGTTACACCGTGGCGCTCGGCCTGCCGGAGCTGCGGGCGCGCATCGCCCGCCTCTACGCGGAGTGGTACGGCGTCGACCTCGACCCCCACCGCGTGGTCGTGACCGCAGGCTCGTCGGCGGCGTTCCTATTGGCCTTCACCGCACTCTTCGACGCGGGCGACCAGGTCGGCCTCGGCCTGCCGGGCTACCCCTCGTACCGCCAGATCCTGCGCGCCCTTTCGCTGAAGCCGGTGGGTATCGAGACCCGCTCCGAGGACCGCTTCCAGCCGCGCGCCGCCGACATGGCGGGGCTGGACGGCGTCATCGTCGCGTCCCCCGCGAACCCCACCGGCACCATGCTGGACACGGACGCCCTGCGCGCCCTGATCGAGGGCGCGCGCGAGGCCGGGGCCCACTTCGTGTCGGACGAGATCTACCACGGCATCCAGTACGGCGGCCGCGCCGTCTCGGCGCTGGAGATCTCGGACGACGTCACCGTCATCAACTCGTTCTCGAAGTACTTCTCCATGACCGGCTGGCGCATCGGCTGGATGGTCGTGCCCGAGGCGCACGTACGCACCTACGAGCGGCTGGCCCAGAACATGTTCATCTGCGCCCCCCACGCCAGCCAGATCGCCGCGCTCCACGCGATGGACGCCGAGGGCGAGCTGCAAGCCAACCGCGCGGTCTACGCCGAGAACCGCCGCCTGATGCTGGAGGGGCTGCCCCACGCGGGCTTCGACCGCATCGCGCCGCCCGACGGCGCGTTCTACGTCTACGCGGACGTCTCGCACCGCACGGACGACAGCCTCTCGCTGGCGGGGCGCATCCTCGACGAGGCGGGCGTCGCCGTCACTCCGGGGCTGGACTTCGACCCGGGGCGCGGCGCGGGCACGCTGCGCTTTTCCTACGCCCGTGCCACCGAGGACATCTGCGAAGGGCTGGAGCGCTTGCGCCGCTTCGGAGACGCGTGGTGA
- a CDS encoding penicillin-binding protein 1A, with the protein MFMFILSTIGGIFSAVTLGVVALALTIGAILWMYGRDLPNHEQLAQYTPPTISRIYSGEGRMIDEFAQERRLFAPAEEIPALVKEAFISAEDKNFYVHAGYDPVGMVKAAVDAARGGRLRGASTITQQVMKNFLLSSDRSAERKVKEIILASRIEETLDKEGILELYLNEIFLGQNSFGVAAAAQTYFNKSLDELTIGEAAYLAILPKAPSNYHPVRQAETAIERRNFVLREMWENGYITRGEMEEAQREPLLTVQSGHYPPFRASLPDRDYFTDEIRRRLVQDFGEEAFFTEGFSVRATVDAEMQEVAALALREALEKYDRSRGVWRGTDETIPAETLGDEALWREALSKADVARDVDLDGRWHPAVVLDVADQTLTVGVEDGPASAGVPRSDIQWMRGDFFANFEPGDVVHVRPEGDGWSLRQIPEVQGGFMAMDVNTGRVLAMQGGFSYQDSVFNRATQATRQPGSSFKPFVYASALDSGYQPNTIVVDAPIEIEAGDGSVWRPKNASNRFYGPSPLRTGIERSRNLMTVRLAQDVGMNVVAEYAERFGVYDDMPELLANSLGSQETTLFKMVAAYAMFANGGERVEPTLVDRIQDRYGRSVYRHDQRVCTDCEQFASLSDGYGPRIVSNRDRVMDPITAYQLTSMMRGVVERGTASKTVNLPVPIAGKTGTTNDAKDVWFVGFSSTIAAGCYIGHDQPRSLGSGASGGGMCGPVFQRFMTEAIRKYGGGDFEVPPGGHFVKIDRYTGARLPDSATGEHVVSEYFRDGESLMAGFAGGSVVIDGGFAMAGDLPLFGRGESDDSDGGGVEAKQVQTSTGRRVVVPPRASFGSLSSGGLY; encoded by the coding sequence GTGTTCATGTTCATTCTCTCGACGATCGGGGGCATCTTCTCGGCGGTCACGCTGGGCGTGGTCGCGCTGGCGCTCACGATCGGCGCGATCCTGTGGATGTACGGCCGCGACCTGCCCAACCACGAGCAGCTCGCCCAGTACACGCCCCCCACGATCAGCCGCATCTACTCGGGCGAGGGGCGCATGATCGACGAGTTCGCTCAGGAACGCCGCCTCTTCGCCCCCGCCGAGGAGATACCCGCCCTCGTGAAGGAGGCGTTCATCTCCGCCGAGGACAAGAACTTCTACGTCCACGCCGGCTACGACCCTGTGGGCATGGTGAAGGCGGCCGTGGATGCCGCCCGCGGCGGCCGCCTGCGCGGCGCCTCGACCATCACCCAGCAGGTGATGAAGAACTTCCTGCTGTCCTCGGACCGCTCCGCCGAGCGCAAGGTGAAGGAGATCATCCTCGCCAGCCGCATCGAGGAGACGCTCGACAAGGAGGGCATCCTGGAGCTCTACCTCAACGAGATCTTCCTCGGGCAGAACAGCTTCGGCGTGGCCGCGGCCGCGCAGACCTACTTCAACAAGTCGCTCGACGAGCTGACCATCGGCGAGGCGGCCTACCTCGCGATCCTGCCCAAGGCGCCGTCCAACTACCATCCCGTGCGCCAGGCCGAGACCGCCATCGAGCGGCGCAACTTCGTGCTGCGCGAGATGTGGGAGAACGGCTACATCACTCGCGGCGAGATGGAGGAGGCGCAGCGCGAGCCGCTCCTGACCGTGCAGTCCGGCCACTACCCGCCGTTCCGCGCCTCGCTTCCTGACCGCGACTACTTCACCGACGAGATCCGCCGCCGGCTCGTGCAGGACTTCGGCGAGGAGGCGTTCTTCACCGAAGGGTTCTCGGTGCGCGCCACCGTGGACGCCGAGATGCAGGAGGTGGCGGCGCTCGCCCTGCGCGAGGCGCTGGAGAAGTACGACCGCTCGCGGGGCGTCTGGCGCGGCACCGACGAGACGATCCCCGCCGAGACCCTCGGCGACGAGGCGCTCTGGCGCGAGGCGCTGTCGAAGGCCGACGTGGCCCGCGACGTCGATCTCGACGGCCGCTGGCACCCCGCGGTGGTGCTGGACGTGGCAGACCAGACTCTGACGGTGGGGGTCGAGGACGGGCCCGCATCGGCCGGCGTCCCGCGCTCCGACATCCAGTGGATGCGGGGCGACTTCTTCGCCAACTTCGAGCCCGGCGACGTGGTGCACGTGCGCCCCGAGGGAGACGGCTGGTCGCTGCGCCAGATCCCCGAGGTGCAGGGCGGGTTCATGGCGATGGACGTTAACACGGGCCGCGTGCTCGCGATGCAGGGCGGCTTCTCCTACCAGGACTCGGTGTTCAACCGCGCCACGCAGGCCACACGTCAGCCCGGCTCGAGCTTCAAGCCCTTCGTCTACGCCTCGGCGCTCGACTCGGGCTACCAGCCCAACACCATCGTGGTGGACGCGCCGATCGAGATCGAGGCCGGCGACGGCTCCGTGTGGCGGCCCAAGAACGCGTCCAACCGGTTCTACGGCCCCTCGCCGCTGCGCACCGGTATCGAGCGCTCGCGCAACCTGATGACGGTGCGCCTCGCGCAGGACGTGGGCATGAACGTGGTGGCCGAGTACGCGGAGCGGTTCGGCGTCTACGACGACATGCCCGAGCTTCTGGCCAACTCGCTGGGGTCGCAGGAGACCACGCTGTTCAAGATGGTGGCCGCCTACGCGATGTTCGCCAACGGCGGCGAGCGGGTGGAGCCCACGCTCGTGGACCGCATCCAGGACCGCTACGGCCGCTCGGTCTATCGGCACGACCAGCGGGTCTGCACCGACTGCGAGCAGTTTGCGTCGCTCAGCGACGGCTACGGCCCGCGGATCGTGTCGAACCGCGACCGGGTGATGGACCCGATCACCGCCTACCAGCTGACCTCGATGATGCGCGGCGTGGTGGAGCGCGGCACCGCCTCCAAGACGGTGAACCTGCCCGTGCCCATCGCCGGCAAGACCGGGACCACCAACGACGCCAAGGACGTGTGGTTCGTGGGCTTCTCCTCGACCATCGCGGCGGGCTGCTACATCGGCCACGACCAGCCCCGCTCGCTGGGCTCGGGCGCCTCGGGTGGCGGCATGTGCGGCCCGGTGTTCCAGCGCTTCATGACCGAGGCGATCCGGAAGTACGGCGGCGGCGACTTCGAGGTGCCCCCGGGCGGACACTTCGTGAAGATCGACCGCTATACCGGCGCGCGCCTGCCCGACTCCGCGACCGGGGAGCACGTGGTCTCGGAGTACTTCCGCGACGGAGAGTCGCTCATGGCCGGCTTCGCCGGGGGCTCGGTGGTGATCGACGGCGGCTTCGCCATGGCGGGCGACCTTCCGCTGTTCGGCCGCGGCGAGAGCGACGACAGCGACGGCGGCGGCGTCGAGGCCAAGCAGGTGCAGACC
- a CDS encoding Rne/Rng family ribonuclease, with the protein MAKKMLIDATHPEETRVVVADGNRVEEFDFESLNKRQLAGNIYLAKVTRVEPSLQAAFIDYGGNRHGFLAFSEIHPDYYQIPKADRDALLAEERAYAAQQARQQETEDDADAAEIEEDAEAAADADAAEEGGEDKPKRKSRSRSRRKKKPSGDGSPDAQAGGEVPEGAGEPAEAALPGGDVPEAVSGTGAELSEAAEAADERETAPEGGDDAPEDGNDDPDRTIAEGAGLEDETVGEGDAPEAPAAEDEAPKVDAEGAPEAAAPAGMDVVELADGSGDASDDASPMEDPAPRKRSRRRSSSSKRSAAEKDDRVETVADDDEPEEVRPVPKPRPRRYKIQEVVKVRQIMLVQVVKEERGNKGAALTTYLSLAGRYCVLMPNTARGGGISRKITNAADRKKLKEIASEIEVPAGAGLIVRTAGAKRTKTEIKRDYEYLLRQWEQIRELTLRSIAPAPIYEEGNLIHRSIRDLYSRDIDEVIVEGAEGYRQAKDYMKLIMPSHAKNVRHYADPMPLFARHGVENYLDSMFNPTVQLKSGGYIVIGITEALVAVDVNSGKATKEGSIEETALKTNLEASDEVARQMRLRDLAGLIVIDYIDMDERKNNAAVEKRLKDALKNDRARIQVGRISGFGLLEMSRQRLRPGMLEATTQPCAHCHGTGLIRSDDSIALQVLRALEEEGTRKRSREVLVKLPVKVANYLMNEKREHLATIEARYDMAVRIEADPSLSGTDFHLEKFKTATRVVPKALANVVQLDTSWTPEGGEVEDEDDVADEAAEDDAAEAAESSDDGAEDADGSDDGEGRPKKKRRRRSRRRGGKGGGSGDNGSDEDDAGGQGDEGEADAKAPEAAPQDEEAPKRSKSRTRVRSRGKSSGDEGSDDGSAAQDDAPQAADATPSEAPAAEEAPAAEAADEAKPDDAKPKRRPRARAKAPAPTASPEVADAAEAADAASEQSGEAQPEAAPEPEPEASEEQAPAEAADTPSEAPAEAAEAPEEPKKRGWWSFGR; encoded by the coding sequence ATGGCGAAGAAAATGCTGATCGACGCCACCCACCCGGAAGAGACCCGGGTCGTGGTGGCGGATGGGAACCGCGTCGAGGAATTTGACTTCGAGAGCCTGAACAAGCGTCAGCTTGCGGGCAACATCTACCTGGCCAAGGTCACGCGCGTGGAGCCCTCGCTCCAGGCCGCGTTCATCGACTACGGCGGCAACCGGCACGGCTTCCTCGCCTTCAGCGAGATCCACCCCGACTACTACCAGATCCCCAAGGCCGACCGCGACGCGCTGCTCGCCGAGGAGCGCGCCTACGCCGCGCAGCAGGCGCGCCAGCAGGAGACCGAGGACGACGCCGACGCCGCCGAGATCGAGGAGGACGCGGAGGCCGCCGCGGACGCCGACGCGGCCGAGGAGGGGGGCGAGGACAAGCCCAAGCGCAAGTCCCGCTCGCGCAGCCGCCGCAAGAAGAAGCCGTCCGGGGACGGAAGCCCCGACGCGCAGGCGGGCGGCGAGGTCCCCGAGGGCGCGGGCGAGCCCGCCGAGGCCGCGCTGCCCGGCGGCGACGTGCCCGAGGCCGTGTCCGGCACCGGCGCCGAGCTGAGCGAGGCGGCCGAGGCCGCGGACGAGCGCGAGACGGCGCCCGAGGGTGGGGACGACGCCCCCGAAGACGGCAACGACGACCCGGACCGCACCATCGCGGAAGGCGCCGGCCTCGAGGACGAGACCGTGGGCGAGGGCGACGCGCCCGAAGCGCCGGCCGCCGAAGACGAAGCACCCAAGGTCGACGCGGAAGGAGCCCCCGAGGCCGCCGCGCCCGCCGGCATGGACGTGGTGGAGCTGGCCGACGGCTCGGGCGACGCCTCGGACGACGCCAGCCCGATGGAGGACCCGGCGCCGCGCAAGCGCTCGCGCCGCCGCTCCTCCTCGTCGAAGCGCTCGGCCGCCGAGAAGGACGACCGCGTCGAGACCGTGGCCGACGACGACGAGCCCGAGGAGGTCCGTCCCGTCCCCAAGCCGCGCCCGCGCCGCTACAAGATCCAGGAGGTCGTGAAGGTCCGGCAGATCATGCTGGTGCAGGTCGTCAAGGAGGAGCGCGGCAACAAGGGCGCCGCCCTCACCACCTACCTCAGCCTCGCGGGCCGCTACTGCGTGCTGATGCCCAACACCGCGCGCGGCGGCGGCATCTCCCGCAAGATCACCAACGCCGCGGACCGCAAGAAGCTCAAGGAGATCGCCTCCGAGATCGAGGTGCCCGCGGGCGCCGGCCTGATCGTGCGCACCGCAGGCGCCAAGCGCACCAAGACCGAGATCAAGCGCGACTACGAGTACCTCCTGCGCCAGTGGGAGCAGATCCGCGAGCTGACCCTCCGGTCGATCGCGCCCGCGCCGATCTACGAGGAAGGCAACCTCATCCACCGCTCGATCCGCGACCTCTACAGCCGCGACATCGACGAGGTGATCGTGGAAGGCGCCGAGGGCTACCGGCAGGCCAAGGACTACATGAAGCTCATCATGCCGTCCCACGCCAAGAACGTGCGGCACTACGCCGACCCGATGCCGCTCTTCGCGCGCCACGGGGTCGAGAACTACCTCGACTCGATGTTCAACCCGACCGTGCAACTGAAGTCGGGCGGCTACATCGTGATCGGCATCACCGAGGCGCTGGTCGCCGTGGACGTGAACTCGGGCAAGGCCACGAAGGAGGGCTCCATTGAGGAGACCGCCCTCAAGACCAACCTCGAGGCCTCCGACGAGGTGGCCCGCCAGATGCGCCTGCGCGACCTCGCCGGGCTCATCGTGATCGACTACATCGACATGGACGAGCGCAAGAACAACGCCGCCGTGGAGAAGCGCCTGAAGGATGCGCTGAAGAACGACCGCGCGCGCATCCAGGTGGGCCGCATCTCGGGCTTCGGCCTTCTGGAGATGTCGCGCCAGCGCCTGCGCCCGGGTATGCTCGAGGCGACCACGCAGCCCTGCGCCCACTGCCACGGCACGGGCCTGATCCGCTCCGACGACTCGATCGCGCTGCAGGTGCTGCGCGCGCTGGAGGAGGAGGGCACCCGCAAGCGCTCGCGCGAGGTGCTGGTGAAGCTGCCCGTGAAGGTGGCCAACTACTTGATGAACGAGAAGCGCGAGCACCTCGCCACGATCGAGGCGCGCTACGACATGGCGGTCCGCATCGAGGCCGACCCCTCGCTCTCGGGCACGGACTTCCATCTCGAGAAGTTCAAGACCGCGACGCGCGTCGTGCCGAAGGCGCTGGCGAACGTCGTGCAGCTCGACACGTCTTGGACCCCCGAGGGCGGCGAGGTCGAGGACGAGGATGACGTCGCCGACGAGGCCGCGGAGGACGACGCCGCTGAGGCCGCCGAAAGCTCCGACGACGGGGCCGAGGACGCCGACGGCTCGGACGACGGCGAGGGCCGGCCCAAGAAGAAGCGTCGCCGGCGCTCGCGCCGTCGCGGCGGCAAGGGCGGCGGCTCGGGCGACAACGGCTCGGACGAGGACGACGCGGGCGGGCAGGGCGACGAGGGCGAGGCCGACGCCAAGGCGCCCGAGGCGGCCCCGCAGGACGAAGAGGCGCCGAAGCGCAGCAAGTCGCGCACCCGCGTCCGCAGCCGGGGCAAGTCCTCCGGCGACGAAGGGTCGGACGACGGCTCTGCGGCGCAGGACGACGCGCCGCAGGCGGCGGATGCCACGCCCTCCGAAGCTCCGGCTGCGGAGGAGGCCCCCGCGGCGGAGGCGGCCGACGAAGCCAAGCCCGACGACGCCAAGCCCAAGCGGCGCCCGCGTGCGCGCGCCAAGGCCCCGGCGCCGACGGCCTCGCCCGAGGTCGCTGATGCGGCCGAGGCGGCGGACGCCGCGTCGGAGCAGTCCGGCGAGGCGCAGCCCGAGGCGGCGCCCGAACCCGAGCCCGAAGCGTCCGAGGAGCAGGCACCCGCCGAGGCCGCGGACACTCCGTCCGAGGCCCCCGCGGAGGCCGCCGAGGCGCCCGAGGAGCCCAAGAAGCGCGGCTGGTGGTCGTTCGGCCGCTGA